CATTGTGGCGTCAGGGCGGTTTTTTAATTTACTTCTTTGTTTTGGCTTGTTTTACGTGCTTACCTTTCAGGATGAAATGGGTGGTAAACATTTCATTGGGCATATCTATATTGATCTTTCTTTCGAGAGATTTGAGAATGGTCTTGTGGCGGCGTTGGACGTTTTCCATAGTCCCCTGTTGGGGCCTCCATACTTCAGAGGTCACCTGCTCCCAGTCTGATCCCTGAAGTACTTTCAGTAACTTGCCGCGTTTATCATAAAACTCGGCTTTTGGAGAAAAAAATGTGTCCTGCCGAACCCAGATGATCCGTTTACTGTAACCGCTGTCTCTCTTGGCTTCTCTGGTATTCGGCACTGCCTCCACAACAAAGCATGGTTTGCCGTCAATGATCTCATCCGGCAGACGGTAATAGGCGTGCATGCTCAAATCATCTGTGCGCATGTCTTCATAAGCAAAATCAGTCCCCATAAAATAGGTTCGCTGATTTCCCTTGGCAATCCGCCGCAGATTCCCCAGGGCCGGCAGGTATAAGTACTGCTCATCTTCTTCATTCCTGTGCTGAATAAGCAACAGGGCTGTACCACGAACATCAGCGGGACTCAAGAATACCAGCAGGGTCCGATAAATATCCGGTTCTACTTCTTTGATATAACGGCAGACCTCTCTCTTTTCCTGGTTGCCCTGAGAGTCCACCAGTATCATTTCAAAAAGCTCTTGTTCCGTCCTGGTCTTCTGCCGCCGGCCCGCTTCTTCCAGAATCTGTCGCCCGCTCATTTCCACAGCCGGACTGAAGGCGGGAATACACAAGAGTCCTGTGAGGAGCAGCGCCACCATTCTCAACATCATAAGGTACCCTCCCGCTGTGCACTCTTGGGTGTTCAGTGCTTATCCAATCGAAATGCCCCGAGTCGGAGCAGTTTCTAAATCCGAGATAGCCAAATTATGTGTCATTAAAAGGCCCGGACAAAACAAGACATATCTTGGTCAGAATGTATATACCCTTTTTGATACTACAAAGATGCCAGGATAGCAAGATGCAAGGCACATGGTGCAGGGTGCCGGGTAAAGATGCCTGGCAACGTGACTCGTTTTCTTGCTCTGTCAGTACCACACCTCTAACGTGAGCCGTTTACCCAAATGCGCTCCATAACCCCACCCAACAACAGAACTGGCAACACCTGCCAACCCAGGCTAAAGCCTGCGGCTACCTGAGATATCTGACTATGCTATTTGCGGAGCAGCCACTCCCGCCAAGCACCTCCGCTCGAGGACCCCGGTTGCGGTCAGGGTTACGATGCCCGTTTCGTCCAGCGGCCACGGCTTTCGGCTATTCTTATTATCTCAGACATAGGCCAATCAGAACAGCCCTCCTGGTGAGACGGCGGGAATGGCTGCGCAGCAAAGAGCATTCGGAGCTACCGACAACTCATTTCTAGGAGCTCGGCTACGGTTACGGTCACGAGGCCCGTTTCGGCTCTCGGCAACGGCTCTCGGCTATTTACCTGGAAAAACTCATGGAAAAAACCTCCAAGTGTAACGGCAGGAATGGCTGCGCAGCAAAGAACATTCGGAGCCACCGACAACTCATTACCCGCCAAAAGAACAACCAAGGTTAATATGAAAACATGCCATGCCCAAAGGCCAACTGCGGCTGCCTGGAATTTGCGACTATGTTCTTTGCGGAGCAGCCCTTCCTGCCAAGCACCTCCGCTCGAGGACCCCGGTTGAGGTCAGGGCTCCATAAGCCTGCCCAACAACAGAACTGGCAACACTTGCCAACCCAGGCTAAAGCCTGCGTTGTCCTGTGTTGATATCGATTTCGAGAAGCAATAGTCCCGTGGCACCGTTGTAATAGCGGCCGCAGGCTTGGCTTTGAGGCTAGCCAGCAGCAGCGCGGCGGTAAAGGGGGTGCACTTTTATTTTGCCGTCAACCGATAACCGATAACCCTCTCCCCTATGCCTTGCGCCCTGCGCCTTGCGCCTTTTCCAATAACCGCTGTTCCATAGAGACCAGGGGGCGCACCCTGATGCCAGCCTGTAATCCTTCAACAGGGCATTTGTTTTCACAGATACCGCAGCCGATACAACGATCTAGAATCACCACTGGCAGCTTCACTGTGACCACTTTCCCATGGGGATTCATCTTTTTCTGGGGTCTCAGCACTATCGCCTTGGGCGAGGTGGGACAATGCTCTTCGCAAACCAGACAGTTCTGTCCACGAGCGTAAGGAATGCACCGACTCGGATCAGTCACTGCTTTGCCGATCACAGTGCGCTGCTTTTCAGCCACCGAAAGTGCCCTGATGGCCCCTGTGGGGCAGGCCTGACCGCAAAGAGTGCAGTGAAACTCACAGTATCCCTGGCGGGGAACAAGGCTTGGTGTCCACAAGGCATCGAGGCCACCTTGCAATAGGAGCGGCTGCAGGCCGTTGGTGACACAGACTTTCATGCAGGCACCGCAGCGAAGGCAGCGCTGCAGAAACTCAGATTCTGGCAAGGCGCCAGCAGGCCTGATAGCTTGTGCCTGCGCCCGCTTAGATCCCACCTTGAGCAGGGGCAAAGATACTGCAGCGCTCACGACTGCCAGAACGATCCTCCGTCTACCAATGTCGGGATGCGGCACTGCTGGCTGGGAAGCTTTGAACCTGTATTGCACCCTATTTTCCCGGCAACTGACCTGGCAGCTCATGCAGAGAATACACTCTCGGAGATTCTGACGGCCGCTCTCTGTTGCAAATGAATCCATTTTACACAGAAACTTGCACTCGCCACAGTCCCCGCAGAGTTTGGCGGGCAGGCGGCGCAGACGGCGCCAGCGGGCGAACAAGCCAAACAGGGCTCCCAGGGGACAGAGGTTCTTGCACCAGAATCTGCGTTCAACCAGTTCGAGGAGCAACACTCCTATGAAGAGCAGGCCAGTAAAAACTAGTAAATGATAGGACAGGGCGCGCTCCGCCAACAACGGCCCCTTCAAGACGCTATAGATGGCATCCAGACTATCGCCCCATTTTTCCGGGGAGAGTCCGAACAACAAGTCGAAGAGCCGCTCTCCGGAATAGGAAGCAGCTGGATAGATTGCCAGAGCAAGAGAACGGAAAAAGAGTGCCAGAGGATCAAAGATGCCAATCCAGTTAAAGCCAAAGATCGCCAGTACAATCAGGACTAGCAGCAGGAGGTATTTGATCAGGCGGTAAGAGGGAGAGAGGTTGCCAGGTTGTCTCCCACGCCGTGCATTCAGGGCTGTACCAATGCCATCGAACAGGGCCCCCAGCGGGCAAATCCAGGCGCAGAAAAATCTGCCCAACAAAACTGTCAGCAGTAAAACAGCCAGGGCAGGCAGAAAAAACCACGTCCATCGCCAGGAAGCAACGATCTCAGATAACCAGAGAAGGGGATCGAGCCGAAAAAAAAGGTGAAGCGGGCCCTGCAACAGATTTTGATCCTGGTAACGGTAGCGAAGAAAAAGATAGAGGAAAAAACAGAGTGAAATTACCTGGCTGAAACGGCGAAGCCACAGCCACGCCAACCCACGCTGGCGCAGGCCGTTCCCCGACTGCTCGCTCATACTTCCACCAGGTTGATTTTGTTCAGGTCTATCTGGCCAAAACCCATCTGATATCCGTAGCGAATGTAACCGATGTCCTCACCTTGCAGGCCAAAAAGGGTGGCTGCATAAGAGTCGACCGCTACGGGATCAGCACTGGCCGCTACCCGGTTGAGCACCCGGACATCATCCAGGCTGCCCCCCGAAGGTCCATTTGCCACCATCATGTGGGTGGCATCTATAATGCTCAGATCAGCCCGCAAACCAGTGTTCAGATCGGCAATGTGCTGATGCAGACCGCCCACGTGCAACCGCTCCCGCCGTCCGCCCACCAATCCCATGATGTTTTTCATGCTCAAGCTCAAACGGGCACTGCCATGCTGCTTTGCAGGGGCAGCGACAATCAGGACGTCAGCCTCCAGAGCATCCCGGTAAAAGGGCCACTGTTTCAGGGAAACTCCGCGGGGTAACTTCACTTCCACAAAGCGCCTGGGATTCAAATGTTTGATCTTTGCCCTGTCACTGCCAATACTTCTAACTGCATCCAGAATGCCACTATCCCTATAGCACCGCCGCGGATCGTTGCAAGGACGATCCATCACAGTTACCTCTCCGGCTCCAGCTTCGAGACAGAGCTCCACCAGCCGTTTCACCACCAGCGGATTAGTATTGGCGCCAAACTCCGGCCTCCTGTCCCAGCTGATATTCGGTTTGACCACCACCCGCTGGCCGGGCTTGACAAATCGTTCCATACCCCCCAGGGCATGCATGATGTCGGTAAGCAGGCGAGAATAATCCTGGTTAGTGCCAGTTGCCACCCGAGGCAAATCCGGAGCAGCCAGGGCAAATTCAGAGAAAAACTTCTGGAAGAGGCTTCCATCCAGACCAAGAGCCATGGCGAAGGTGGCAAGCATTCTCTTGAGAAAAGTTCTCCTTCGCATACCTCTCTCCTGAAATCCATATGCAAATACGCTAGCACCTTTTATATCAGCATGCAAGAGTTACTTTACCTTAAAAGAATCATATTCATGTAAGTGTGTACAAAAATGTTCATGAGACTTTCTAGACGATCTCTCACTGGTAATGCATCCGCCATACCAGCCTATCCTTTTGGTGCAATACTCCTTCGTTACTGCTGGGTCAGATAGGGAAAGCTTCATGGGGTGTTCTCTATATGAGTGCTCACCTCTTCCAGCACCAGCTCCAGAAGCTTCGGCATCTTCGCTGCTACAATCGGGCTCAGTTCCATGCCCCAACCGATCACTGCTGGTTCCATGCCGTAGATCACCGCAGGACCAATTTGATAGCCCATCAATTCCGCCATCTTCATCAGATGAGCAAAATCCACCTGGTGTAGACTCAGGGGTTGCTCTTGATTTTCTTGCAGGTCTTCAGGCCGACAGCGGTATATGTCCCCAGGCTCACCGCCTGCTTTTATTACATCTATAATGATTACCCGGCGCGCCTTGTGCAGATGCGGCAGCAGGTCTAACGTGGAAGTACCGCCATCCACTACCTCCACCTCTGCTGGGAGCTTGCGCCTCATCAGCTCCTGAACAGCATGAATGCCCACACCCTCGTCTGACATGAGAAGATTGCCAACACCAAGTATGACGATTTTGCCTTCAAACATTTTCCGCTACCCTTTTGACTATTACGCTGACGGCCAGGGCTATGAGGTCAGTTTCGACTAGCGGCTATGTCAATCGGTTCTTTATTCGTTGCTGTGACCCGTTTACTGTCGCGGCAAGATGCCGCTCCCACAGAAAGAAATTGTTGCTCATATCCTTCTGTGGGAGCAGCGTCTCGCTGCGATACCTCAATCGGCCAATCATTACACCTTGCCGTCAACCGTCTAACGAAACGCGCTTCGTAACCGTAGCCACAAACCATGCTCCAAAGCCTCACAACGCAGTCTGAAGCCTGCGGCTACCAATATATTGCCAAGACGTCTACTGATAACCAATAAGCGATAACTGACAATCCCAAAAAAGAGGCTGCCCAGAACATCCTCTGAGCAGCCCCCCAATCGAGCAGTTTAACTTTTCCGAGATCAAGCAATCTTGAACTCGTAGCGCTTCTTGCTGTCAAGGTGCAGCACGTGCACCGCACATCCCAGTCACGGGTCAAAGGCGCGTACCACCCTCACCACGTTCACCGGATTCTTCGGGTCAGGAACAGGCGCTCCGATAAGGGCCTGCTCAATCGGTCCCGGAATGTCCTTGTCATCCCTGGGGCCAGCGTTCCAGAGCGTCGGTGAAACCACTTGATAGTTGTCTATCTTTTTGTCCTTGATAACGATCCAGTGAGTCACCGAACCCCGGGGCGCTTCGTTCAGTCCCATGCCCTTCGATGAGGCTGGAATTGGCGCCTCTTTGTAAGTGGCAGCTCCTGGCTTGAGCTGCATAGCCCACTCTATGCACTTGTCGACTATCAGGGCACACTCTTCGGCCCTGGCCGCATGGCGTCCCATTATGGAGAATGCCTTGTCGCCCAGAGCGCGGAATGGCACCTCTTTGCTGGTGGAAACGCCGAGGAACCTCTTGGCATGATCGCTCACCGGTGGATTGGTGATCCACATTCTTGCCAGCGGGCCAACCTCGTGCGGTTTACCGTTATACCGAGGTGCCTTGATGAAGGAGTAAGCGCCCGACTTGGGGTACATGGGCACAGTGCGACCTTCAAATGGGTGCAGGTTGGTGTAGTTTTCAAACCAGGAATGTTTTACCTGCTCCCTGATAAGCATGGGATCTAATGGGTAGTCTTTCCCTTCTGTGTACACCCCACGTTTGAGAAGGTGAGTCTTGTCCTCGTTGTCCAGTGGAAAGACGCCGGTGGAAAGGAAATTCTTGCAGCCGGTACCTACTTCGAAAAGATCCATGTAGACTCCAGCCACCTGGTACACGGTTGGCACATAGGTTTCGTGGACAAACTTTTGAATTTCTTTCATGCGCCATACATAGTCAACGATCATGTCTGCCGAAGGCTTCTCTGTTGTGCCGCCAACCACAACACCCTGCACATGAGGCATCCTGCCGCCAAATATGGCCAGGGCCTCCTGAGCCTTCATCCTCATATCCAGCGCCTTCAGGTACTGCTTTACGGCTGCGTCATTAACGGCTTTAGGCAGACGATACACATCAGGCCCGTCGTATCGTGGCACGAAGGGGGCGATTTCAGGCCCCTTGACGTAATCGAGAGCAGCCAGATGATAGAAATGAAGGATATGGGACTGCACGTAGTTGGCGCCCAAGATGAGGTTGCGGATAATGCGGCCATTGGTGGGCGGGGTAACGCCGAAGGCATCATCCAGTGCCAGCACCGAAGCCTGGCAGTGACCGGTGGGACAGACGCCACAGATGCGCTGGCTGATCTGGCTGGCATCGCGCGGATCTCTCCCCTTGAGTATGATTTCGAACCCTCTGAACATACCGCCGGTCGTCTTGGCATCGACTACTTTGCCGCCCGCCACCGTCACCTCCACTTTGAGATGCCCTTCGATGCGGGTTACCGGATCCACCACAATCTTTTGGGGCCCGGCAGCCGCTGCAGCTGGCGCAGCTTTCTTGCCGCCCGACGGAGTAAGACAGCTTGCCATGTTCTCTCCTCCTTATTTTCCCTATCCAAGAGATTCGTAGATAGGCTCGTATTTATCCCAGAAATCCGGCTGGACGCAGCCTATGCACAAAGCGTTCTGGACGCACCAGTTGACACCGTTGTTCCAACGCCTCTTCCAGCAGTCAGCATAGGTTTCCGGCCCCTTGCAGCCGAGTTCGTAGCGGCATCCTTCGTCGCCAAACTTTTTGGCGAATACACCGTATTCGAAGTAGCCACGGTAAGGGCAATTGTCATGAATCAACTGGCCATAAAAGAGAAGAGGCCGGCCAAGTTCATCAAGTTCTGGGATTCCGTAGAGCAGAACATGGGCGAGCGTCCCCACCATCCAGTCGGGGTTAGGCGGGCAACCGGGAATGTTGATGACCGGCGTCTTTATCCCGTATTCTTTGAAAATTTCCATGACGCTCTTGGCGCCAGTAGGGTTTGGTCTTGCCGCTGGAATGCCACCGTAGCATGCGTCGGTACCCACTGCTGCCACGGCTGCAGCTTTCCTGCCCAGCTCTACCACTTCGGTCAAAATTGTTCGGGTATTGCCGTGATACGTGCCTACCTGACAATACATGCCATCCTTGTCCGTGGGAATCGAACCTTCCACCACGAGATAAAATTTGCCAGGATATTCCTCTGCCGTCTTTTCCATCGCCTCGATTGCCAACTCACCAGACGCAGCCATGACAGTCTCGTGGAACTTCATACTGATTATCTTGGTGAGCACCTCTTCGATGGTAGGGTGCACCGTGTTCAGGATGGATACCGAGCACCCCGTACAACCCTGTCCCATGATCCACACCACAGGCGGATTGCCGGCAGCCGCTTTCTCCAGAGCCTCTACAATGGGGGCCGGAGCCAATTGGGAAAGGCCGACACCCGCAGCGGAGGCCCCGCACAGCTTGATAAATTCTCTTCGAGATAGACTCATCTAAAACCCCTCCATCCACTTCATGTTTATCAGCTCTTTGCTCCCCTCAAATAAAACTACCCGCTATCCCTCCTTTCCTAGAGAAATGTAACTCCAACAAGATATTGCTCAGGTGCCAAATAAACCCCCGCAGTGCTGCTTGAACCTCTGCACAGGGGCATATTCTGGCTTCAACTTTAAGACCTCGAGCTATCGCCAAAAGCCTTTTGGGCTGTACAACTAACAGCTATTCGATGCAAATAAGTACGTCAGTTGATCAAGAATCGATTACGTTTGTGTTCTCAGGTTATGACTGGTGAGAAAATATGGTCTATTGGATGCTTCGTGCTTGTTCTTACATAAACTATGATGTAGCACTCTGTATATATGAGCAGAAAGTTTTTGTCAAGAGAGCCGGGGGTCCTGTTAGCCCGGATTGAGATTTTTTTTCTGGATTTCTGCAGTGGTTTTCTCGATTTCGACGGCAACGGCATGAAAAACATCCAGCAGCTTTCTGGCCTGTGGAGTTAGCTCCATGCCTCGTTTCCCGGGTTTGATTTCTACCAGGGGCTCACCCAGCCGCTGTTCAGAAGCTCGCAGCTTGCCCCAGGCCGCCCTGTAGGATATGCGGCAGACTCTTGCTGCCTCTCGCAGGGATCCCTTGCGATCAATTGCTTCCAACAGCATACAGCGACCTTTGCCGAGTACAAGACCGCCATTTTCCTCGAGCCACCACTTTACCTTGAGCTCCATGGACTTTCCCTTGTTATGGCATATGTCGTTCGCATCTCATTCTGGATAGGACTTATCATGGAACTGTGATTCAATCAATCAACATCTGAAAACAGTTGACAGGGTCTGCAAAAGAATCTACAATTCACCCATTACAAGTGCAGTATTTTATTAGAAATTTTCTCTTACCGGATTGGAGAATCCTCAAATGTTCGGAATAGGGATGCCAGAACTTCTTTTGATTCTGGCTATCGCCTTGATTGTGGTCGGGCCCAAGAAGCTGCCCGAGTTGGCTCGCGCCCTGGGCAAAGGCATCAACGAATTCAGGCGAGCCACAAATGAACTCAAAGACAGTTTAGAGGTGGACAGCGCCATTTCCGAGGTCAAAGAGACCATAAGCGAGGCCAAGGCACAAATGGCAGACGTCAAGATCCCTCCTGAACCTTCCAGCAAGGCAGAGGACAGCGCGGAAACCGGCGACACCCTGGAAAACGACAATACAGAAACCGATTCGCCCGCCTCTGCAGCTCCTGAGAAACCGTCCCATGGCAGAGAATGAGACTCTCGATGACAAGATGCCTTTCACCGAGCATCTCGAGGAACTGCGACAGCGCCTTATTGTGTGCTTCGTGGCCATCGGTGTTGGTTTTGTAATCTGTTACTTTTTTGCCAAGCAGCTCTTTGCCATCCTCATGCGGCCCCTCATCCAGGTCATGCCTGCGGGTGACAAGCTCATCTTTACTGCTCTTCCTGAAGCATTTTTTACTTATCTCAAGGTGGCATTTCTGGCAGGGGTTGGTCTTGCTACCCCGGTAATCATTTACGAATTCTGGCGTTTCATCGCCCCGGGTCTCTATCAGAAAGAACGACGGGCCCTCCTGCCAATCGTGCTTTTTTCTACTTTCTTTTTTGTAGGAGGGGCGCTTTTCGGCTATTTCGTGGTGTTTCCTTTCGGATTCAAATTCTTCATCGGTTTTGCCAGCGAAAACATCAAGGCGCTGCCGAGCATTCGAGAATATCTCAGCTTTGCGGCCAAACTACTTTTTGCTTTTGGTCTAATTTTCGAACTGCCGCTATTCACCTTCTTTCTAGCAAGGCTGGGCCTGGTAGATGCGAAGCTGCTGAGAAGCAAACAGAAGTATGCCATTCTCATTATTTTTGTAGTCGCAGCAATCCTCACTCCACCTGATGTGGTCACCCAGATAATGATGTCAGGTCCTCTCATCCTGCTTTACGAATTAAGCATATGGATTGCCAGGATATTTGGCAAGAAATCACCTGCGGCTGAAGAAAAGGAAGAACCTGCTGCTTGAAACTGCAGTGAGGGCTACGGCTACGGTTACGAGGCCCGGTGAATCACTAGGCAACACTGGTTGGTGGCAAAATGAAAGTGCCCCCCTTTCACTAGCCAATTGCTGCGGCTAACCTGAAGGCTGAGCCAGCGCCCAGTATTAGATTGGCGCCATGGCGCAATTGCTTGCCGAAATAGCTATCAACACAGGACAACGCAGGCTAAAGCCTGCGGCTACCAACTCGTTGCCGTTGCCCTTTTGACGTGCTCGGCTAGGGCCAGGGCTACGAGGCCCGTTTCGGCTGGCGGCCACGGCTTTCGGTTTATCTTGACCTACAACAAAGGTCAAAGAGAAAAGCCCTCCCAGGGAGACGGCAGGAATGCCTGCGGAGCAAAGAACATTCGGAGCCACCGACAACTCATTTCGGGGAGCTCGGCTACGGCTACGGTCACGATGCCCGTTTCGGCTTCCGGCCACGACTCTCGGCTCTTCCTTCGTTGCTGTGACCCGTTCACCTTCGCGATAAGATGCCGCTCCCACGTTTATCGGTTACGGCCAGGGTTAGGATGCCCGTTTCGGTTCTCGGCCACGGCCCCCGGCAAATCTTCATACGCAACATTGCTCAATGGAAACACCCTCCTGATGTGATGGCAGGAATGGCTGCGCAGCAAAGAACATTCGGAGCCACCGACAACTCATTTCTAGGAGCTCGGCTACGGCCAGGGCTACGAGGCCCGTTTCGGCTGCCGGCCACGGCTCTCGCCTAATCTTGTTATCCGATACTTAAGCCAATGAGAACAGCCATCCTGGTGAGACGGCAGGAATGTCTGCGGAGCAAAGAACATTCGGAGCCACCGACAACTCATTACCCGCGAGGTGAATTGCCGAGGTTGATATGAAAACATGCCATGCCCAAAGGCCAACTGAGGCTGCCTGAAATGCGCGACTATGTTCTTTGCGGAGCAGGCCTTCCTGCCAAGCACTTCCGCTCGGGGAGCTCGGCTACGGCCAGGGCTACGAGGCCCGTTTCGGCTGGCGGCCACGGCTCTCGGCTCTTTCTTCGTTGTTGTGAGACGTTCACTTTTGCTGCAAGATGCCGCTCCTACTTTAGAACCACCAGACACTAGGCAGCATGCAGCAGACACCGACTGAATTGTTCCTGACAACCGATACCCAATGACCCATAACCAGCGGTGTTCATGAATCCAGCTTGACAAAATTTTCACATTTCGGTATACATCATATATTGTATATGCATTATTCTGTGGGTGAGGTTTTGTTTGACGAGGCTACCTCGAGAAAGGGGGTGAAACAGAGTCATGGGTCGAAAAACTCTGATAGTACTCGCGATTGCGGCTTTTCTGAGCGGTGCGGTGTTTTTGAGCTTGAGCGGTGCAGCAGACGCTCCCAAAGTGCCTGATGTGATCAGCCTGAAGTCAACCCTGTGGACGACTCACACCAAGAGTGCCGTGGAATTCCACCATAAAAACCACATTGAAAAGTACAAGATTGCCTGTACCGAATGTCATCACCACTATGAGGGCGGCAAGAATGTCTGGAAAGAGGGGGATCCTGTCAAGAAATGCCAGGATTGTCACAACGAGCCCACCGTGAAAGGCGAGATGAAGCTGCCGCCGGACAAGAAAAAGCTCAATCTAAAACTTGCCTTCCACAACAATTGCATTGGCTGTCACAAGAAGCTGAAGAAAGAAGACCGGAAAAAGTACGCCAAAATTCCGACAACTTGTGCCAAATGTCATCCAAAGAAAAAGTAACAGAAAAACTGTTATAATTGCAGCCAGAGGATTTGCTGCTGTTGAGCTAAACAACCGGGGCCTTTTGAAAGTGGCCCCGGTTGTTTTTTTCCTAGTGAGTCAACTGCGACCCCAAAACTTTTCAAGCCCAGATGTTTCACAAAAGATCAGACTTCTTCTACAGTGATGGCTTCCACCGGGCAGACTTCAACACAGCTTTCGCAACCGAGGCATTCATCGGCCCTCTCTGGCTCTGCCTTACCTTCCACCAGATCGTAGACGTCAACAGGACAGACATCAACGCACTCGCCGTCACCGACACATTTTTCCTTATCCACAGTAATCTGCCACATACGTTCCATCCCTCCTGCCAGACAGCTGTTTGGCTTGATCTTTCTTTATGCCAGTAAAGCAATACCAGACCATCAGGGTTTCCTTTCGCTACAGACAGAAATCTCCGCTAACAATACCCTCTCTCCCGACAATAGAAAAGCCGGAGTCCTGTTTGCAGGACTCCGGCTTTCAAAGCTTTTCTATGAACATGAACATCCGGGGTGCGAACCGTGCTAGACTTCTTCCACTGTAATCGCACCTGCCTCGCAGACCTCGACACAACTCTCGCAACCCAGGCACTCCTCGGCATTCACTGGTTCGGACTTGCCGTCCTCTATTTCGTAGACATCCACTGGGCAGACCTCTACGCATTCCTCACAGCCTGTACACTTGTCCTTATCCACAGTTACTTCCCACATCGATTCGTCACCTCCTTAAGAAGTTCTGCGTTTACCTCACCAAAATACGGTTCCAGGTAACTCTTAAGATAAACAATGATTCCAAGTGGTTAATGCTTTAAAATCTACCTAGCATCTGCCAGCGCCCAATCTATCGTGAATATTTTCTTTTGTCAACCTTTTCTCGCTACCGCCGCGTCTCGTTTTTGATCCTGGAGCGTACGAGGCAAAAGATCTACACAGCAAAAACGAGGTGCCTTTCATGATTTCACTGGTCGAATCGGCTCAGTATTCCTTTCCCAGAGCAAAGAGCTGGGTTGCAAGCGCCTTTTCTATACTTGTAGATCAATCAGCCGTCAAGTGTTATTCTTTTGATCCGTATGCGGACTTCTTTACCAGCTGGGGGAAAACTATGATCAAATTCACTGGCATTCATCACCTGGCCATGGTTACGGCAGACATGGACCGAACCATTCGCTTCTGGCGCGATCTTCTTGGCATGCGACTGGTTGCTGGTCTCGGCAAACCTGGCTATCGTCACTATTTTTTTGAAATTTCTCCACATGACCTGCTCGCTTTTTTTGAATGGTCTGGAGCCGAACCCGTGAAGGAAAAGGACCACGGCTACCCGGTGGCTGGTCCGGTGATCTTTGATCACGTCTCCTTCGGTGTAGAAAGTGTGCATGATCTCTGGGAACTCAAGAACAGGCTCGAGTTGGCAGGCTTCTGGGCCTCAGAAATAATCGACCATGGCTTTATTCATTCACTCTACTCTTTCGACCCGAACGGAATTCCCATAGAGTTCAGTCATTGTGTGAAGGGGGTCGATATCCGCAAGGAGCCCACAATGGTGGACAGGTCGCCTTCAGCAGCAACCAGAGAAGGACCCGAGCCTTCTTTAGACTGGT
The window above is part of the Deltaproteobacteria bacterium genome. Proteins encoded here:
- a CDS encoding cytochrome c3 family protein — encoded protein: MGRKTLIVLAIAAFLSGAVFLSLSGAADAPKVPDVISLKSTLWTTHTKSAVEFHHKNHIEKYKIACTECHHHYEGGKNVWKEGDPVKKCQDCHNEPTVKGEMKLPPDKKKLNLKLAFHNNCIGCHKKLKKEDRKKYAKIPTTCAKCHPKKK
- a CDS encoding 4Fe-4S binding protein, giving the protein MWQITVDKEKCVGDGECVDVCPVDVYDLVEGKAEPERADECLGCESCVEVCPVEAITVEEV
- the tatB gene encoding twin-arginine translocase subunit TatB, whose translation is MFGIGMPELLLILAIALIVVGPKKLPELARALGKGINEFRRATNELKDSLEVDSAISEVKETISEAKAQMADVKIPPEPSSKAEDSAETGDTLENDNTETDSPASAAPEKPSHGRE
- a CDS encoding VOC family protein, coding for MIKFTGIHHLAMVTADMDRTIRFWRDLLGMRLVAGLGKPGYRHYFFEISPHDLLAFFEWSGAEPVKEKDHGYPVAGPVIFDHVSFGVESVHDLWELKNRLELAGFWASEIIDHGFIHSLYSFDPNGIPIEFSHCVKGVDIRKEPTMVDRSPSAATREGPEPSLDWWPISEKGEFEEDRQVYPGEGLELLRADKNIWLK
- the tatC gene encoding twin-arginine translocase subunit TatC; this encodes MAENETLDDKMPFTEHLEELRQRLIVCFVAIGVGFVICYFFAKQLFAILMRPLIQVMPAGDKLIFTALPEAFFTYLKVAFLAGVGLATPVIIYEFWRFIAPGLYQKERRALLPIVLFSTFFFVGGALFGYFVVFPFGFKFFIGFASENIKALPSIREYLSFAAKLLFAFGLIFELPLFTFFLARLGLVDAKLLRSKQKYAILIIFVVAAILTPPDVVTQIMMSGPLILLYELSIWIARIFGKKSPAAEEKEEPAA
- a CDS encoding 4Fe-4S binding protein translates to MWEVTVDKDKCTGCEECVEVCPVDVYEIEDGKSEPVNAEECLGCESCVEVCEAGAITVEEV